The region CTATGTTGCATTGCTACAGTACATCTCCACACATATCTCTTGTAACTTAAAGAACAATTATGATAATAACTGTCATTATTACTATTAACAATAATAAAACTAAAAAAGAGAAATGATAAGAACAAGACATATACATTAACTCAATGAAGGACATACATACAATAGTCACTCAAAAGACAGTTTTGTCACCATCAGGGAAGACAACAAACCATCTTAGTGAGCAGTTTCATGACACACTGGTACAGTAGAGGCCAGTTCATTAGAAACAGAGACAAGGCCCAGAATGGGCTGTAACAGCAATGAGAACTTGAAATGCCAAGCTGAGGCAGTGACCGAGAAAGCCAAGTGAAATATTCCTGACATGAGGGTGGGAGTATTCCAAGTCAAAAACACCTTTACTGTCCATTCGGTGGTCCCCAAGTGGGTCTTGATCATCTTAAACTCCTTGCATTTGTCTTCAAGAACGACTGCGGTCCTCTTGGGTTCCCACTAGCATTTTGCTGTATAACTTTTGTTGCTCCTCTTTGAAGGTGTCTTTTACCTTCCCTCGCTTTAAACCTCCATCCCTACAAAGAAACAACAACATAATTCACAAATCCATTACACCAGGGATCATCCACTAGATTTAGCCAAGGGACGATTGTTTCTTGAGTAAGGGGTAAGGGGatccggaacataattacaaataatttgtagactgcaaatgtACCACAAGAAGccaaaacagatataatatttgacaaaaacataataatttcattTCAAATCTCTCCATTATATGTGGGAATAATTTGGAAAAGATTTCCAAAATTCAAATCGCTggggtgatttgctggtgtttttacagtcttatttTGGGGAACCCTGCATTACACAGTATTCTGTGATGCCCACAAGGTGATACATTAGAGCAAAACTGAGCTGGGTTTAACAATGATACAGACctgatatgtacagtgccttgcaaaagtattcaccgcccgtggcgtttttcctattttgttgcattacagcctgtaatttaaatgggtttttatttggatttcatgtaatggacatacacaaaatagtccaaattggtgaagtgaaatgaaaaaaataacttgtttaaaaatatatattttttaaatggaaaagtggtgcgtgcatatgtatttaccccctttgctatgaagcccctaaataagatctggtgcaaccaattaccttcagaagtcacataattaattaaataaagtccacctgtgtgcaatctaagtgtcacatgatctgtcacatgatttcagtatatatacacctgttctgaaaggcttcagagtctgcaacaccactaagcaaggggcaccaccaagtaagcagcaccatgaagatcaaggagctctccaaacaggtcagggacaaagttgtggagaagtacagatcagggttgggttataaaaaaatatccgaaactttgaacatcctacggatcaccattaaatccattattaaaaaatggaaagattgAAAGACACCACAACCAAACCTGCCAAGACAgagctgcccaccaaaactcacggaccaggcaaggagggcattaatcagcgaggcaacaaagagaccaaagataaccctgaaggagctacaaagctccacagcggagattggagtatctgtccataggaccaatttaagccgtacactccacagagctgggctttacagaagagtggccagaaaaaagccattgcttaagaAAATAAGCATACATGTTTTGTGTTCATCAAAATGcatatgggagactccccaaacatatggaagaatgtactctggtcagatgagactaaaattaagctttttggccatcaaggaatacactatgtctggcacaaaccccaACACCTCTCAataccccgagaacaccatccccacagtgaagcatggtggtggcagcatcattctgtggggatgttattcctcagcagggactggaaaactggtcagaattgaaggaatgatggatggcgctaaatagaggaaaattcttgagggaaacctgtctcagtcttccagagatttgagactgggatggaggttcaccttccagcaggacaatgaccctaagcatactgctaaagaaacacttgagtggtttaagcaTTTAAATGTCTTCGAATGGCCTAgttaaagcccagacctcaatccaattgagaagctgtggtatgacttaaagattgctgtacaccagtaggaacccatccaacttgaaggagctggagcagttttgctttgaagaatgggcaaaaatcccagtggctagatgtgccaagcttatagagacatatcccaagagacttgcagctgtaattgctgcaaaaggtggctctacaaagtattgactttgggggggtgaatagttaagcGAGGTCAAGTTTTCAGTTCTtttgtttcacaaaaaaacatattttgcattttcaaagtggtagtaggcatgttatgtaaatcaaatgatacaaaccccccccccaaaatctattttaattccaggttgtaaggcaacaaaataggaaaaatgccaagggggtgaataccttcgcaaaggcactgtataacccATGTGAACATATGTTCTCAGATGTTTGCTATGGGTTACTCACCATAGCAAGTCCACCAGCCCTCCTTGCCTGGCGATAGCTGCTTTAACCCGATTGGCAAACTGGACTGCATCCTCTCCTTCCTGTTCAGAAAGGAAAACAAAGATCATAGATGAAGACCAGTTCGACACACAAAGGGGGCTTGCCCATCTGAGCATCAGACATGTCCTGGAAAGGGTCTTATTGCACATATTGTATAAATCCTTTCTATTGGCTACAGCCACTAATGGGCTAAATTGGCATGTAGTGCAGTATCAAGTACAGTTTGATAAACTGGGATATTGAATAAAGCACAATGCATTTCATGGGCCATGCATCAGAGGAAAGAGAATAATCTCTAAATATGGATTGATCTGATTCTGTGTGATGCTGTGTAACTAGGATCCCCTggtgacagagagactggaggcTGCTCCAAAAGTCTGCTGTAAGTACTAGTTCAAACAGCAGGTGGAACATTTGATCAAAGGGCAGGACACCTCTGAGGACCAGTTGGATCCTAGCCCACTGAGTTCCTTCCACTCTGACATTTAGAGAAAGGAAAACTTCCCAAACTTCCCTCCTGCTTTCTACATCAAGATGGGATGGTCGATCAGTCAATGGCCAACCCCTGCCTCTGAACACCATGTTTTAGAAGTGGGTGGTTGTACATAACCCTTTCCTGTTTTTCATGAGCGAGGCCTGACCAAGTTCACATCCACACCCGGCTCAAAAGACTCTAAAATCATTATCTAAATTCCTTGCACCAAGTCACATACATTAAGTGCACATCCACAATCCTGGCACAAATGGCTTTGTCAAGCTCTGGTTGTGCAATCAGCCTTAATGTACAACCTTTCCCTCAAagtgaacaagacaaaggagctgatcgtggactacaggaaaaggaggaccgaacacgcacccattcacattgacagggctgtagtggagcgggtcgagagtttcaagttctttggtgtccacatcaccaacaaactatcatggtccaaacacaccaagacagtcctgaagagggcacgacaacactttttccccctcaggagactgaaaagatgggtccccagatcctcaaaatgttctacagctgcaccatcaagagcatcctgactgtttgcatcacttcctggtatggcaactgctcggcatctgaccgtaaggtactgcagaggatagtgcgtacggcccagtacatcactggggccaagcttcctgccacccaggacctatatactaggcggtgtcagaggaaggcccaaaaagaCAGTCACCTAAGTCAGagtgctctctctgctaccgcacggcaagtggtaccggagcgccaagtctaggtccaaaaggctccttattagcttctacccccaaaccataagactgctgaacaattaataaaatggccacctgTAATATTTACATTATTATCTTAACTCTATTTCCtgaactgcattattggttaagggcttgtaagttagcatttcaaggtaaggtctaaacctgttgtattaggtgtatgtgacaaataacattgaaAGACCCAACATGAGACAAACCAGCAAGTGTATAAGCCTGCATGTCTAAAGGAGGCAGCCATACTAGCCTCTCGAAATACTGCTTTGAATCACATTTGAATCACAAATCAGGGGTGGGAGCTGGGAGAGGCCATCTCAACCTTAAATATTAAAGGAGGTGAATGCTGATTTGAAAACCGACTCAAACCAGGATTTATTTGCATCAGAAATGCAAACTCTGGGTGACTTGAGTATGTCCTATGTAAATCATGCCAAGATGAGGTCAAAGAAAGGAGTGCATCATATGCATCCATTCAATATTAGTAACACTGGTGGATTGAAATGAGAGGCTGTGCAATGGTCCTAATATTAACCACACAAAACAGGTAACTTCAGGGAGGTTAGTTTGACTACACCTTCTAAAATGTTGACATTATTAACTTCACCGGGGCTAGAGCGTGCTAATAAAATGTCATTTAACTGCCATCAAACAATGCACAATGGCCAGGAAAAAACATAACctcttacacggaacccaaacggCTGCGCGTTGCGCCATCGTGCAtcaatttattttgtccccctacaccaaacgcgatcatgacacgcaggttaaaatatcaaaacaaactctgaaccaattacattaatttggggacaggttgaaaagcattaaacatttatggcaatttagctagttagcttgcacttgctagctaatttgtcctatttagctagcttgctgttgctagctaatttgttctgggatataaacattcaagttgttattttacctgaaatgcacaaggtcctctactccgacagttaatccacacataaaatggtcaaccgaatcgtttctagtcatctctcctccttccaggctttttcatctttgaacttatatggtgattggcatctaaactttcatagtattactacACTGACCGGCAACACAgttagtctttcaatcacccacgtgggtataaccaatgaggagatggcacgtgggtacctgcttctataaaccaatgaggagatgggagaggcaggacttgcagcgcgatctgcgtcagaaataggaatgacttctattttagcccttggcaacgcagatgctcgttgacgtgcgcgagcagtgtgggtgcaataattgaaaaaCATAGATTCCTAAATTTACAACGCGAGCGGGGTGGTCAGCCTGTGAGGGTGTTTAATCAATATCACAGCTATTCTCCAACCTGTCAGTGATATTTCTGAGAAAAATAGAATTTAAAATAAAAAGGTGAGTTTTTCCCCAAACTAACCTCTCTGGTCATGGGTGGCAGGTACCACACGCTGCACACAATGGCCCAGCTGCTCATCATCCTCAGCAGGTAGTTGACCATCCCAAACTGGCTGCTGTTCCAGAAGGCATCTCCAAAGCGGGGGTCGTACTGTTGGGGACAGGAACTTAATACTGATTAATACTGGAAGACAGAGGGGAAAACACACcgcacacgtacacgcacacatgcgcacacacatacataaggCTGTATTGGTGattggtgaccgtattaccggcacaccggcggtcacgactcatgaaggcagtcaaattccatgtgaccgtttagccaaggtaattaggcttctccaagctctgatgctgctgctggtcattagtagtctaccaaacttgctaactgcctggtactcagcactcatTAGCTTtgtataggctaggcctactatatctatttctcaactttcctaatattaagcacattgcttatatttacaacaggagtatagcctacctggctggcatgaaaatgaaccaagggaaaagcgtcctccattcgctatttgagTGCAtacatgacatgtattttttcccgaCGCCCCTGTTTTGATATATGATAATGGTCTATTCTAAATCacaacaaatttcacacatactgtatattatttagtatatgtaaagacaagactaaatcaagaatagtctgatgagtgacaatattagcctatcacttgtgaattatatattctCACTcgtatcacttgtgaattatatattctCACTCGTGAATTATTCacagcataagaaacaatgcctttttgtGTGTGACTTTTtcgaatcatagtcgcacacctcatgtagcctagcccataggcctatatgttttgataaggttagtatcacacctcatgtagcctagcccatagtcctatatgttttgataaggttagtatcacacctcatgtagcctagcccataggcctatatgttttaataaggtttgtatcacaactaaagtggccaaataacttcttaaaattgagcacattaatctgctttacaacgGGCATAGAGtttaactggcatacataagcagcatgtgagtttcaagtttgggaaagatcattttcaccataaaaatgcacctttataataaaagcattacatgaatAATTGCATTTGCGCTCACTTTGATAATGTTTTCCGCTAATGGGACATTTGTGCTtttagcctactaccatgtgcgtattgctgcgcttataatgtgaagaaatagcctaatagtttatcaacattttaagctaaatattctgatctgttgcatcggtttttgtactatgggggatagtatattgacataggctagtgcttttgctgttcgttaggcctactcatcttgtttgctgatgaaaagtaaatgtggatagTTCTTCCAATATTCTTCCAATATGCACCTTGGAATTGAATAAGGACGCGCGCAGTtgcatccccgatgtgtctgtcttcacttgtagcctgtgagaaagacccgatcatgtgatggagagccatgtgagttaGAGGTGATTCAGAGAGCTCAGCAGTCAGGGAGAAGCGCACAACGGCCgctggccgcaaaaggcatggatgttTTTAGgatgcattacggccacacaaaggggatgccaccCTAAAATTCtgggcattatcaagtgcttgtcaaattgggAATGAGTGATTTATGTAGTGTGTACAGCCGgcgcaaaaaaacaaagcagagctcattcTTTTCAAGCtatttttttcaaatcatcattagagtcatacatcatgcagccttaaaatgtattaaacatctAAACATATAggccaacgtttgtagaacaactaacgTTACATttataactctaaattaagcagaTAGGAGTACGTATTTCATTGTTAACCACTTAACAcgagcccacagccatttgacatAATAATAAGCCAAATCAGGACGTAACAGAAGGACAACTCAttgtatgctattctgttcttctgaaatagactacattttcttcatatcatgtttctttagacctgtctaaaataaataatgaatttaTTGTGAAGGTGAAGGCTATGTTATATGGATTTATTAAAAACATAAATGTtacaaaggtctgcatcagtggcttgtgtggaagccaggagatgctaaatgtatttatgttaattaacgatCAATTACAGTGTGAccaacagttatttgcttgacaataacCGTCTGACAAAAtgttgtgaccgccacagccctactgacacacacacacgcacacgcacagacacacgacacacgacacacacactctctctcaccttGATGGCCACAGGGTAGACTGTGGAGCCAATCTCAAAGCTGCCCTTTTTGAACATCATTACTGAAGTGTTGTTGATGCAGGTGCCTATGGGGAAAAGGTTCGTGATTACAAATGGGGATAGGAAATTCTATTAAGGAAGCGTAACAGTAAAAACCCAGTAATAGAAACTACTGTAGTAATGTTCAAAGCAGTAACTaaggaaaaaaaactaaaactaCTCACCTTCAGGGAAAATGAGAATAGGCAGTTTAGTTTTGTCTTCTACATGATCACTCAATCTGCAACAATATATTTTTGTATGTTTACAGTACATTGATTCAATCCAGTTTGACTAGCTTTATCAATACACAAACACTAATCCCCATATGAAGTCTAATCAAAACATCTTGGTCACAGTAACCTTTAATTGAAAGTTGTCAATTATCCATTTAAGTTCTTTAAATGTCTCTGCTAAGGTATAGCTGAGTTAGTCTGGCTGACACGACCCATGTGGAGTGGGAGTGTTGTGCCCCACCTGTCTGGTCAGGAGATTGGTTTGTTGGTGCAATATTCACTTAGAAATAAAGCAAGCTTTGATTGGTTCTTTCAACAAAACAATTATTTCCTGGGGGGTTATTTGGATTTGAAAATCCAACAGTTGTGTGTGGTTGTACATGTTTGTGTTTAAGTGAGAAAGACACAAAGGAGAACCAACCAGTAAAAGCACAGCTTCATTATCAACGCATCGTGCCGTCAACTTTAAACAGCCTCCCCAGACTCTGAAGTCAAAAGGACTTTGAGTTTAGTATCAGCCAGACTACAGCTGAGAGACTTCCAGCTAAAAAGCATTAAACAAAGTGCACATATGCATTACtaccttttggccactagatgtcgGTCTTTGACTTCAGAGCGTTCAAACCAAATATGTGGGCAGGCTTTCACCATAGACTTCTGGATCACGCCCATCAAACCACCGTGGATTTGCCCAACCTggaacacaaacagacacacatacaggtgTGGTTTAACAAACATCTGATGATACAGGTCTCAGATCTCACAGAATTGGagtgcttgcttcagctgtctaaaagtttGTTTTATGGTAGTAGCACACCAATAACTTTCTAAATATGACACATATCATTCTGTAATTCAGTGCTGTAGTAGGTAGCCTTGTGTTTGACTGGTGTGCCATTTATCATGGGTGTTGGGCCTTACCATTGCATAGCAGCCATCGCTTGCCAGGATGATGACATCAATGGGTGAGGTGTGGTTGGCCACACAGATCCCTCCATTCTTGGGCTTGTTTTCACTGGGAggatcgagagagagacagagagggacaggatgagtgtcagggGACAAGTGAGTATCAGGAAATTACTATTCCAGTGTAAGCTAGAGCCTAACAACTCAGTAGATGATGGAAAATAAAGTCCTAATGGGTTTGAGGGAGAAACTCAGCgccctctccttcacctctccctaATTAACATGAAAGTGGGAGGAGGCTAATGATGTTGGAGTTCAAAGCCAGACCCCCTGAGCATGCTGGACTCTGGTAGGAGCCCAAATTCCGAAGAGATAATGTTGCTGATCGTGTTACCAAAAGAGAGAGCCCATCTTACACCACTTCTGTATTTTTAGCCCCACCCAGACTAGAGAGGCACATGGTGTAACAGGCCCAGCACTACATGTAGATTTCTTCAGGGCAAACAGGCAGAACAAGACAGGACATAATTCATACTGAATAGCCCACATTCCTATAAAGAAACgtctattattattagtagtaaaCGTCTTTAGTTTATGATCAGTTATTTTCATCGTAATGGATAAGTCTTTCAAAACATTTGCTCTGAAGGACAATTTCACAGACAGAGATTATCTTAACCCTTCTGGGCCCAGGCCTATTGTTTAATTATGACGGCTCatattctttttttctttttttaaactgcaaaacaaaGGGTATCTTGACAAGTTCATATGACAAGTTCCCTCTCTGACCTAGAGTTGGGACTGTGTTTTTTCAATTCGATAGAGACGTTTCCCTTTTTGCAACATTTCCTCAAATATTCTTCTTTACCTTATCTCATTTGAATCAGCATTGGCTAGTAAGGGCTTTGTCAAACAAACATGTGACTAGTGGTTTTGTAAAGGCGGTGCTCTACGGCAGTTATTCAAATCAACACATCAAAACAGGTCAGGGGGCAGTGTAGGGCATTGTCTCGCACCACAACAACTGAGGATCAATACAAATTCATCATCAGATGACATTTGAACCTGACAGAAAACTGCCTGCATCATGTCAAAGGAAATGTCCACTGTAGCATAAACTGTCTAGGGTAGAGTGGTGTTAGTGTAGTCTGGGTAAATATAATTAGTCCAATTAACTTCCAGTACTACTTCCTGCTTAGCTGTGCCTGGACTGTTCTCCCACAGCACAGACTATCACACTCCAGTACTACTTCCTGCTTAGCTGTGCCTGGACTGTTCTCCCACAGCACAGACTATCACACTGTGGGTGTTAATGCCTGAAGAATGATAGATTTGCATGTTTCTCTGCCCCTGTCCCTTTGGTGACACCTAGCCTGGTAATGTCCAGGGCAGCAGTTTGTGCTGGATGCCTCTAAGGGTACTCTACCCCAGACCTAAATGGAATGAGATGGCCTTGTTGGAGCAGCCcttgctttgtgtgtgtgggcGCCGGGCGGTCGTGTCTACAGGCTTTTGAACTTCACCTAAGCGGACTCTGCTCAGCACAGTGGACATTAATGTAGATTGCTCCTGGCTCTCAGCGACTACTCCACTCAGTGCTCAAGAATTCAAACTGATTTATTGATGTGGGCTCTAGTACACAGACCAGTAGTGTTAATCTTTCAACAAAGGTATATAGTGCATGTCGTTCCTAATAATGCTTTCTACGTGTTTTGCATGAATATTCTGTGTGTTGAGTGTCGTTTCTGATGCTTACCTGTCGTGGTAGGTGATGATGGCAGTGAGAGCTCTTACACAGATCCGGTAACACATCAGATGCACCTGCTCACTGAGGAAGTTCTTCATCCTTCAGGAAAAACACAGAAAACAGGGCCTGAGTCTCAACACTTACTATGTTGTTCCTACCCTAATTACAATGTTACTACTCAGGTAATAAGGAAAGTGTTACAATTATGAGAAATCCTGTCTTACCTCCCATTTGGAAGAAACCCGATGATGGAGGTGAGTACGACCAGAAGACCCACCCCGGTGAAGGCAAGAGTTACCctgtcagagaacacacacagagctccAGTCAAACACAGCCCATTACAACCCAGTCTAATCATAGACGTCTGTGCATATCAGAGAACATACAGAGTATAGGCCTATTCAAGGTTTCTAAACCGAcagctggcagtgctttcactcttgaatgcaatcactttttgactgcatcccttttgatttaaacaaaacTTTCCATACAAGTTTTCCCATGGAAGAAGTgttcagaaagtgactttttggaccacaatgccaaaacattcaggatATAAAGATACTCGAAGTTGGTCCATTTTGAATACCCACCATaacatgagacatccatgtcttcatcactggaaaatataAACGGTTGAGTtttatatcatttaaaagcttacaacagggttgtcaaactatctTATAATTTAATACCGTTTTTTAAAATACAAACTATGAAACGTTTTAACCATCAACGTCAGTTATCTAAAACGCGTCAATTCCAATTTTTTTCCAGATTCGCATGTGTTGTAGCTTAAACCCTATTTCTATTTTATTCCcattttagtacatttatcagccaaaacatgacacccGATCTGTATTCAAGAGTATGTTGTGTCCGATAACCTCCGATAatatctaaggcactgcatctcagtgcaagaggcttaacaacagtccctggttctaattcaggctgtatcacaaccggccatgattgggagtcccatagggcagcacacaattggcccagggtcatccgggccgtcattgtaaataagaatttgttcttaactgacttgcctagttaaataaagattacacagacacacacaaaccacactaaCCGAaaggttattttgttggcatttacatatgtccccattaccagtaaaacataatcaaaacctatttctttcacttacttgctgtgctgtgctgtttcgttgttcgtttcattctcaaccaggatttctatggaatgctgtttgggtctttgcgtgtcaaaaaagatacaagtcaaataacactatttgacgtgtcaaataagcttgttgaccaatcagaacctgaatatgactgcacgtcacataataatttaacacgTTTATAAAAaatttacgtagttattacacattgattacactatcactagtatttcatatgtcacaacaatTCATCGATACATATGCTacgatgctggtaaagttgtctcgcgcacctacagtgctggtcataaaaaaaagctagctagctcatggatgcaaacaatatTCTTCAGCAAAAGCATAGCAAaacgacaatctgtttcagtagctatagttagctagctagctatatagctaggtgtcatctaaaataaccctaatttataagacagctCTTATTTGATTAacggtggtcggacccatctgtgtgaagctagccacaaaaaggattagccacaatagttgactttgcggttagccttcaaaataaaagtaaggcataattctactatttgtattcatttgcatcactgtcaatgacatactttaattttgaaggctaaccgcaaagtcaactacagtgccttgcgaaagtattcggcccccttgaactttgcgaccttttgccacatttcaggcttcaaacataaagatataaaactgtattttttgtgtgaagaatcaacaacaagtgggacacaatcatgaagtggaacgacatttattggatatttcaaacttttttaacaaatcaaaaacagaaaaattgggcgtgcaaaattattcagccctcttaagttaatactttgtagcgccaccttttgctgcgattacagctgtaagtcgcttggggtatgtctctatcagttatgcacatcgagagactggtACCGAGCTAAatctagctaccccagaagttgcgatcaaacaaatgatgctttattaccaacgccgtattgtaaacacatcgttcgtggccgatGTCTGCAGACTTTTTTGAACAGCTTTGACAGTTTTTTGatacgcaaagacccaaacagcgttccatagtatgtatgtcttgaagctaatagcagtgacggtATTACTGtgcaactccggtagggcaacatctgaaaaatagcgcacttggtagtgtgtaccggtgttcgaccagtcggcgaaagccaacatcacccacgacagaggaTGGTTGATTATCAAGGGCAATGatttccattatcttggctttaatggatttctcctttgagttgtctcgctgaaattttcttactctttcaaatgactgctcgacttgttgactgctcgatccacataGCAGACAttgtgtgggctaggttaggaatgcggTGTTGTACGTGCAGCGCAAaattttacgtggcgtcattacgtcacatacctacgttatataggtatgcacagtTTTTAACATCGTCG is a window of Oncorhynchus kisutch isolate 150728-3 linkage group LG3, Okis_V2, whole genome shotgun sequence DNA encoding:
- the LOC109879670 gene encoding glycerol-3-phosphate acyltransferase 4, whose product is MGLFLDFNPFDNLLCILLGISFTVWFTLLLVFIIVPAIFGVSFGIRQLYMKTLLKIFEWATHRIERGAKDNNHLLYKPYSNAIIAKEPTSLEEEIKEIRRSGSNRDLDHASEFEMSDIFYFCRQGVESIMDDEVTKRFSAEELESWNLLTRSNYNFQHISLRLTVLWGLGVVIRYGFLLPLRVTLAFTGVGLLVVLTSIIGFLPNGRMKNFLSEQVHLMCYRICVRALTAIITYHDSENKPKNGGICVANHTSPIDVIILASDGCYAMVGQIHGGLMGVIQKSMVKACPHIWFERSEVKDRHLVAKRLSDHVEDKTKLPILIFPEGTCINNTSVMMFKKGSFEIGSTVYPVAIKYDPRFGDAFWNSSQFGMVNYLLRMMSSWAIVCSVWYLPPMTREEGEDAVQFANRVKAAIARQGGLVDLLWDGGLKRGKVKDTFKEEQQKLYSKMLVGTQEDRSRS